CGCGTGGTGTGGGGCTGCCGGAGTCACGATCGCCTGATCGACGACGAAACGATCGCCGGCGCGATTATCCGGATCCTCCGCGAGCCCTGACCGGGTTCCTCATCCTCCGGACGGCTCGCACCGGAAGGCGCTTCGGGCGAGGACCCGCCCGGCGGCGTCCCGTGCCTCGACCGTCCACGAGCCCCGACAGTTGCGCGGGAGAGTCCGCCGGCTGTAGGTGCGCCAGTGCGGGCCGCCGATCGGCAGGCGTACGCGGCCCACCAATCGACCCTCGTGAAACCAGACGTGGTCCACCGCGTCTCCCGGCCGGCCGCCGAGCACGCGCGTCCAGAAATAGACCGTCGTCCCGCCGGCGAACCGGTCGGACGCCCCCTTCAGTTGGCGCGCCACCACGGCGGTGCCGACCCCAAAGTCGCGCACGCTCAGGCGCGGGCCCTCGTCGGCCGGACCGCCCCTTGCCGCCGTCCCCGGGTGCGCCTGCCCGCCGGCGTCCCGCGGGACCTCCACCGGCGCTCGCGCCGACTCCTTCCTCGCGCCGGACCCGGCTTCGCGGGCCTCCTCCCGAGGGCGGCGCGGCGGCGCCGCTTGGCCCTCCACCTTCGGGGGCGGTTGGGGTGCGGCCGCCGCGGAAGATTTCCCGGCGGTCCCGGACGGCGCTGTGTCGGCCGCCATCGGTTCCGGCTCGCCTCCGGGGACGGAAGCTTCTTCGGGCGCTCCCGCGGCGGCAGAAGGGGCCGCAGGCTCGCGTTTCCCGCGGGCGAAGCCCCAATCCTGGCCGGTGCGGCCCCACAACCCAGCGACGAGGATCAGGGCGAGGAGGGCGGCGGCGGGAAACGCCACCCGCCGCCATCGGGAGCCAGCCTTGCGGGGGGACCGCCGGCGCCCCACGGTTTGCCGGAGCTGCTCCACCACATCGGCCGGAGCGTCCAGCCGGCCGGAGCGGGCGAGCGCCTCCTCTTCGGCGAGATAGGAGCGGATCAGCGGTTCGGGATCGAGCCCGAGGTGCCGCGCGTACGCCGCCACGAATCCTTTGGTGTAGACGCGGCCGGGAAGTTGTTCGTAACGGCCGGCCTCGAGGGCGGTGAGCAGACGGACGTTGATGCGCGTCGCCTTTGCGACCGCTTCGAGCGACTCACCTCGCTTTTCCCGCTCCCGCCGGAGCGTTTCGCCTACGGCCGGCATCGGATCCTGCCGCCGCGCCCGCGCGGCGCGATCTCGGCCCGTCGCGTCCATCATCCCACGGGCAGGTGCCGCCCCCCAACCCACTGGAGGTGCTTCCTTCGCGGTGCGTTTTCGGCGCCGGGTCTTCGTTGGCACGGTTCCTGACC
The Acidobacteriota bacterium genome window above contains:
- a CDS encoding DUF2914 domain-containing protein, which encodes MMDATGRDRAARARRQDPMPAVGETLRREREKRGESLEAVAKATRINVRLLTALEAGRYEQLPGRVYTKGFVAAYARHLGLDPEPLIRSYLAEEEALARSGRLDAPADVVEQLRQTVGRRRSPRKAGSRWRRVAFPAAALLALILVAGLWGRTGQDWGFARGKREPAAPSAAAGAPEEASVPGGEPEPMAADTAPSGTAGKSSAAAAPQPPPKVEGQAAPPRRPREEAREAGSGARKESARAPVEVPRDAGGQAHPGTAARGGPADEGPRLSVRDFGVGTAVVARQLKGASDRFAGGTTVYFWTRVLGGRPGDAVDHVWFHEGRLVGRVRLPIGGPHWRTYSRRTLPRNCRGSWTVEARDAAGRVLARSAFRCEPSGG